From Parasteatoda tepidariorum isolate YZ-2023 chromosome 1, CAS_Ptep_4.0, whole genome shotgun sequence, one genomic window encodes:
- the LOC122268773 gene encoding uncharacterized protein, producing the protein MQKCSDLSDFQKGMIIGLRTKGGSISETTDFVNCSRAAVVKVYRAWQNGTIQNKRRGTCGAPRAKDSRGERRLRRCVQTNRRATVEQLTVRMNQGATKSVSSTTVQRTLLRMGLRSSRLVNAPMLTAVHL; encoded by the coding sequence ATGCAGAAATGTAGCGATTTATCCGACTTCCAAAAGGGCATGATTATTGGCCTTCGGACCAAGGGTGGAAGCATTTCGGAAACGACTGATTTTGTGAACTGTTCGCGTGCTGCCGTGGTAAAAGTATACCGTGCATGGCAAAATGGCACTATACAAAACAAGCGGCGTGGCACATGTGGTGCACCACGGGCCAAAGATAGCAGAGGCGAACGAAGGCTACGGAGATGCGTTCAGACGAATAGACGTGCAACTGTTGAGCAATTGACCGTCCGGATGAACCAAGGGGCTACCAAAAGTGTATCCTCAACAACTGTTCAGCGAACATTGCTGCGCATGGGCCTCCGCAGCAGTCGCCTGGTTAATGCACCTATGCTGACTGCTGTTCATCTGTGA